One genomic region from Yarrowia lipolytica chromosome 1C, complete sequence encodes:
- a CDS encoding uncharacterized protein (Compare to YALI0C07414g, similar to uniprot|Q9P7B4 Schizosaccharomyces pombe Putative short chain dehydrogenase), translated as MFYQRLRGTLSAAHSFYRPVSAPTLRRRFISSSINIHAPSIMSFGDKAAARLAGKTVFVTGASSGIGQATVLALAEAAKGDLKFVLAARRTDRLDELKKKLETDYKGIQVLPFKLDVSKVEETENIVSKLPKEFSEVDVLINNAGMVHGTEKVGSINQNDIEIMFHTNVLGLISVTQQFVGEMRKRNKGDIVNIGSIAGREPYVGGGIYCATKAAVRSFTETLRKENIDTRIRVIEVDPGAVETEFSVVRFRGDKSKADAVYAGTEPLVADDIAEFITYTLTRRENVVIADTLIFPNHQASPTHVYRKN; from the coding sequence ATGTTTTATCAGCGTTTGCGGGGAACCTTATCAGCAGCCCACAGCTTTTATAGACCCGTGTCTGCGCCAACCTTGCGTCGTCGTTtcatctcttcttccatcaACATTCACGCACCGTCAATCATGTCTTTCGGAGATaaagctgctgctcgactTGCGGGCAAGACCGTCTTTGTTACCGGCGCCTCGTCCGGCATTGGCCAGGCCACTGTTCTCGCTCTAGCCGAAGCTGCCAAGGGCGACCTCAAGTTTGTGCTTGCTGCCCGACGAACCGACCGTctggacgagctcaagaagaagctggagaccGACTACAAGGGTATCCAGGTGCTGCCTTTCAAGCTGGACGTGtccaaggtcgaggagaCCGAGAACATTGTGTCCAAGCTGCCCAAGGAGTTTTCCGAGGTGGACGTGCTTATCAACAACGCCGGCATGGTCCACGGCACCGAAAAGGTTGGCTCCATCAACCAGAACGACATTGAGATCATGTTCCACACAAACGTGCTCGGACTCATTTCTGTCACTCAGCAGTTTGTCGGCGAGATGCGAAAGCGAAACAAGGgcgacattgtcaacattGGCTCCATCGCCGGACGAGAGCCCTACGTTGGAGGAGGGATCTACTGtgccaccaaggccgccgTGCGATCTTTCACTGAGACTCTCCGAAAAGAGAACATCGACACTCGAATCCGAGTCATTGAGGTTGATCCTGGAGCCGTTGAGACCGAGTTCTCCGTCGTGCGATTCCGAGGagacaagtccaaggccGACGCTGTTTACGCTGGAACCGAGCCTCTGGTCGCTGACGATATTGCCGAGTTCATCACCTACACTCTCACTCGACGAGAGAATGTCGTCATTGCCGATACTCTCATTTTCCCCAACCACCAGGCTTCTCCTACTCACGTCTACCGAAAGAACTGA
- a CDS encoding uncharacterized protein (ancestral locus Anc_1.120,Mating Type A Protein): MTSKAILGADWNDEYSLAKGIAAELLDDYLEVAANLDKDIEAKSEAYEASTKDLEVKARALKEADKLQSLDHNCDVFPKKVRNRLSNEVTAYLDSLFKICSHPTRTERRIIGEHCGISLHQVTQWFTNRRFREPKTDSPDDGSTRFIPSPMTSPGSIDECSFPESP, encoded by the coding sequence ATGACCAGTAAGGCCATACTGGGTGCTGATTGGAATGATGAGTACAGTCTTGCAAAAGGAATTGCCGCAGAGCTGCTTGATGACTATCTAGAGGTCGCAGCAAATTTAGACAAAGACATAGAGGCGAAATCAGAGGCCTATGAGGCCAGCACCAAAGACCTCGAAGTCAAAGCCAGAGCTCTAAAAGAAGCTGACAAGTTGCAGAGTCTGGATCACAACTGTGACGTCTTTCCTAAGAAAGTCCGGAATAGGTTAAGTAACGAGGTTACCGCCTATCTTGACTCTCTGTTCAAGATCTGTTCTCATCCAACCAGAACAGAGAGGAGAATTATTGGAGAGCATTGTGGAATCTCACTTCATCAGGTTACACAATGGTTCACCAATCGTCGGTTCAGAGAGCCCAAGACGGATTCCCCTGATGATGGATCAACTAGGTTCATACCTTCACCCATGACTAGTCCCGGGTCCATTGATGAGTGCAGCTTCCCTGAGAGCCCTTAG
- a CDS encoding uncharacterized protein (Full length Line element) translates to MSFTSTTTPSKAPCKSTQAKMKSPNVKVITANIGGFKMAEALNRLPDTIVNIIRTTHYPDLVLLQETNWVDSSLQTAQQIISNSPYPGGRHYTLLGSTAGVSNRSVGVGLVYSDNVTITNFTTVFEYFPALDNRLCLADVHIKGTDRHLSLINVYAPNEQGASPFTNRQFYQSLDDYLRLHPCQYPLIAAGDWNAVASNDGRIGEKVTTHLKDFLANWDLLDTYTLISKHRKGLYTHTNNSRGAGRRLDQLHISSTLSQWIKSTQLVTNKQGHNITKSSHHAVQFVFNFGNLTQRQDRGPGTWRMPWWVFDTEYIAWLKFHVKSILKRYGPLKPSLKLQCLKENIKVTIQQEAKNRALRDSNHPDNRRREALMATASDWQAYPANEPYPMLHARVEQSKQQMEIHSLRNHQGRVKTDTSSLCDISARYFDNIFDRAADINDTDDSAFLDLFPEETRRVNTANPSLDSSFTKEEIFDTIKASTHNSAPGPDGIPYRFYRDCWDELGDLMTDVYNEAGADSPISTERNTAIIKLLYKSGDQADISNYRPISLINTEVKIYTQLINKAIQNILPDSIHGAQNGFVPGRHITNNLDTMDHFCNAYSQLNMGWVVGSLDFRKAYDTISQSWVIKTLRNVGVSELMINRILAVQQNAVTRINIRGVLSRPVRIKIGVRQGCPLSPTLFIIAVDALVRRLDREMFGLAPGLPLSHHHTTGHRPPQPPTHPEAVAAGHMKVSAFADDIAVFLNNIQDVATVGRVLCLFQRVSGLTLNPSKTVLQKIGPPDCFVPLTFIDAEWQRTIDATWPTDNNTRQAPTLRTSDNIFRYLGVHFGNRERLDTHYAQIKEDLKESLRRLSLWGLPYYSKAWMINIYFFSKLNFLGPYVSQIDNTFIRELNELACDKINKLSPDKTRKTFSNGFIQTPVGRGGLNLRDMGRFMVCLKAARAYRFFHGSSPALWDCTFQFYSRTHSLTQEKPHQRVDCRFPTGQAWGYAASPTMRDAIRASFELNKPLTAEHANPREDHEPSTTDTVNHRIWERNQVNVRAAESFREAHVDIAAARRYHPVRMVSTAEIDHLRWSMGPLTLENFMFHKTSSPDLPNFPHTLARPKKWTQRSDYGGISDDMVWQEVMHDLRKHYIADANKAQVLHLMRISRLPLVKWRYPDDHVFTKKNPGCGLCDKAIIQDLHEHIFCKCEVLLSMLTRMKIPSVDSLKDWIFTESKCGVLPSFPGHVNSDAPRKHQQVKTRKYLRELAYGIWKMERSLRYSGDDATLGHVQQGLLQFLKEAQMCFYDGQPPALHDERE, encoded by the coding sequence ATGTCTTTCACCTCTACTACCACCCCTTCTAAAGCCCCATGTAAGAGCACCCAGGCCAAAATGAAATCTCCGAATGTTAAAGTCATCACGGCTAACATCGGCGGTTTTAAGATGGCGGAAGCGCTTAACCGATTACCCGACACCATTGTAAACATTATTCGAACTACTCACTACCCcgatctcgtccttcttcaagagaCGAACTGGGTGGACTCCTCCCTACAAACCGCTCAACAAATCATTTCAAACTCGCCCTACCCGGGGGGCAGACACTACACCCTCCTCGGCTCCACAGCTGGTGTTTCTAATAGAAGCGTCGGCGTGGGGCTAGTCTATTCCGAcaacgtcaccatcacaaacTTTACAACAGTTTTTGAATACTTCCCAGCCCTAGACAACAGACTGTGTTTGGCCGACGTGCACATCAAAGGCACCGACAGACACCTATCGCTGATCAACGTATACGCACCAAACGAGCAGGGAGCCTCCCCCTTCACTAACCGGCAGTTCTACCAGTCACTAGACGACTATCTACGCCTCCATCCCTGCCAATACCCCCTGATAGCGGCAGGCGATTGGAACGCGgtcgcctccaacgacggcaGGATTGGCGAAAAAGTGACGACTCACCTTAAGGACTTCTTAGCTAACTGGGACTTACTAGACACCTACACTCTAAtcagcaaacacagaaaaggcctctacactcacaccaacaacagccgcgGAGCTGGCAGGCGCCTGGATCAGCTGCACATCTCTTCGACACTCTCACAGTGGATCAAATCCACACAACTGGtaaccaacaagcagggtcACAACATCACGAAGTCCTCTCACCACGCGGTCCAATTCGTCTTTAACTTTGGCAACCTCACCCAGCGACAAGACAGAGGCCCAGGCACCTGGAGGATGCCCTGGTGGGTTTTTGATACAGAGTACATTGCTTGGCTCAAGTTCCACGTCAAATCCATTCTGAAGCGATATGGTCCTTTGAAGCCCAGCCTGAAGCTGCAATGCCTGAAAGAAAACATTAAGGTCACCATCCAACAGGAAGCCAAAAACCGCGCACTTCGAGATTCCAACCACCCAGACAACAGACGCCGCGAGGCCCTcatggcaacagcctcaGACTGGCAAGCCTACCCAGCTAACGAGCCATACCCGATGCTCCATGCTCGGGTCGAACAATCCAAGcaacagatggagatccacTCCCTACggaaccaccaaggccgagtgaagaccgacacctcctctctctgcgACATCTCAGCTCGATACTTTGACAACATCTTCGACAGAGCTGCCGATATCAacgacaccgacgacagcgcCTTTTTAGACCTCTTCCCCGAAGAAACCCGGAGGGTGAATACAGCTAACCCAAGCCTGGACTCGTCTtttaccaaggaggagatcttcgATACCATCAAGGCGTCTACGCACAACAGCGCGCCAGGGCCAGACGGCATCCCGTACAGGTTCTACCGCGACTGCTGGGATGAGCTGGGGGACTTGATGACGGACGTCTACAACGAAGCTGGAGCCGACTCGCCCATCAGCACCGAACGCAACACCGCTATCatcaaactactgtacaagtcggGAGATCAGgccgacatctccaactacaggcCTATTTCTTTGATCAACACAGAGGTGAAGATCTACACACAGCTCATTAACAAAgccatccagaacattCTTCCGGACAGCATTCACGGCGCCCAAAACGGTTTCGTACCGGGTCGACACATCACTAACAAtctcgacaccatggaTCATTTTTGCAACGCCTACTCCCAGCTGAACATGGGTTGGGTCGTAGGATCACTGGACTTCCGGAAAGCCTACGACACTATCAGCCAGAGTTGGGTGATAAAGACGCTTCGAAATGTGGGTGTCTCGGAACTGATGATCAACCGTATCCTAGCTGTACAACAGAACGCAGTAACGAGAATCAACATCAGAGGTGTCCTATCTCGCCCAGTCCGCATCAAGATCGGAGTGAGACAAGGAtgccctctctctccaaccctcttcatcatcgcAGTAGACGCACTTGTGCGTCGTCTGGACCGAGAGATGTTTGGACTGGCCCCAGGCCTGCCACtatcccaccaccacaccactgGGCACAGGCCGCCACAACCCCCTACTCACCCggaggcagtggcagctggACACATGAAGGTGTCGGCTTTCGCGGACGACATAGCGgtgttcctcaacaacatccaggacgTGGCCACGGTTGGTAGAGtgctctgcctcttccaacggGTCTCAGGCCTCACACTAAACCCGTCAAAGACGGTGCTTCAGAAGATCGGCCCCCCCGATTGTTTTGTTCCACTAACCTTTATTGACGCAGAATGGCAGCGAACAATTGACGCCACCTGGCcaaccgacaacaacacacgacAGGCCCCGACGCTCCGGACATCTGACAACATTTTCCGGTACCTCGGAGTACACTTCGGAAATCGCGAAAGGTTGGACACGCACTAcgctcagatcaaggaggacctcaaggagtcgcTGCGACGCCTTTCACTATGGGGTCTCCCCTATTACAGCAAGGCGTGGATGATCAacatctacttcttctcgaaactGAATTTCCTTGGACCCTACGTCAGCCAGATCGACAACACCTTCATCCGAGAGCTGAACGAACTAGCGtgcgacaagatcaacaaatTATCACCCGACAAAACACGCAAAACCTTCAGCAATGGTTTCATCCAAACTCCGgtaggcagaggaggactgAACCTGCGGGACATGGGACGTTTCATGGTGTGCCTGAAGGCCGCTCGGGCTTACAGGTTCTTCCATGGCTCATCGCCGGCCCTTTGGGACTGCACCTTCCAGTTCTACAGCAGAACTCACAGTCTCACACAGGAAAAGCCACACCAGCGCGTCGACTGCCGCTTTCCGACAGGCCAAGCTTGGGGCTACGCAgcctcccccaccatgcGAGACGCAATCagagcttctttcgagctcaacaagccccTCACCGCGGAACATGCCaaccctcgagaagatcacgAGCCCTctacaacagacacagttaATCACAGAATCTGGGAACGAAACCAGGTGAAcgtgagagcagcagaatctttCCGGGAAGCACACGTCGACATCGCAGCCGCGAGACGATACCATCCGGTCAGAATGGTGTCCACAGCGGAAATCGACCACCTCCGGTGGAGCATGGGACCACTTACTCtagagaacttcatgtttcacaagacctcgtctcccgacttgccaaacttcccacacacacttgcACGACCGAAGAAGTGGACTCAACGAAGCGACTACGGGGGCATCTCtgacgacatggtctgGCAGGAGGTAATGCATGACCTTCGAAAACACTACATcgccgacgccaacaaagcacaagttcttcacctcatGCGGATATCTCGACTTCCGCTCGtgaaatggagataccctgacgaccacgttttcaccaagaagaatccAGGATGCGGGCTCTGTGATAAGGCCATCATTCAGGATCTGCACGAGCATATCTTCTGCAAGTgcgaagttcttctttccatgttgaccaggatgaagattccgtcagtggactctctaaaggactggatctttaccgagtcgaaatgtggagtactcccctctttcccagggcatgtgaacagtgacgccccccggaaacatcaacaagtcaagacACGCAAATATCTGCGGGAATTGGCTtatgggatctggaagatggagagatcccTCCGGTACTCAGGGGACGACGCCACcctgggacatgtccaacagggtttgcttcaattcctgaaggaagcccagatgtgtttctacgatggacaaccgccagcacttcacgatgagcgagagtag
- a CDS encoding uncharacterized protein (Compare to YALI0C07436g, similar to uniprot|P87175 Schizosaccharomyces pombe DNA- (apurinic or apyrimidinic site) lyase (EC 4.2.99.18)), with protein sequence MRFVTFNICGINNVLSYHPWNEQRSFEHMFAVLKADVICLQETKLQPHLLKREHALVPGYDSYWSFSNTKKGYSGVAVYVKHGIKVLKAEEGLTGQLVSPDSKKGLTYQQLYERQRERDGSSKSCIGAYPEGNPQRLFQVDSEGRSLVLDLGFCVVFGLYCPSTATEGEERDAYRDDYFGLLEERVNLLVEAGREVVVMGDLNVARELYDSAEGMQALHKAKHITLPTLGDKEEGRFVEVFEKLNPGQCKSWREAKVGRRVFHRLVPDLLQDSCRDKHPNRPDMYTCWNVMMNYRPGNFGSRIDYVLASKGLKVEDADILPHLEGSDHCPVYAEVREPDACQEKDNRATQGAANQTKQASSSAPNSFRPKLFHRTNKQFVQTTSVMSMFRAQTPPTKGITKPKAPSKSTAKKQAAISSFFQKPDPEAAVVSTCVSDVHTKPLGQSQSPAASPNIERTYQGCDAGAHATREGEDTRPQMATRLDLPEPTEYLDIAERVEEAEKVASQWSKIMTKKPAPVCAHNLPAVLRTTRKKGPNQGKHFWVCGQNHSLQLVGDSYKASADPDAKGSQDDTSARCNFFQWK encoded by the coding sequence ATGAGATTCGTCACGTTCAACATCTGTGGCATCAACAACGTGCTGAGCTACCATCCATGGAACGAGCAAAGGTCGTTTGAGCACATGTTTGCGGTGCTGAAGGCGGACGTGATCTGTTTACAAGAAACCAAGCTCCAGCCCCATTTGCTGAAGCGAGAACACGCCCTTGTGCCCGGATACGATTCGTACTGGTCTTTTTCCAACACAAAAAAGGGCTACAGCGGCGTGGCGGTCTATGTGAAACATGGCATCAAAGttctcaaggccgaggagggtCTTACCGGTCAGCTGGTATCTCCGGACTCCAAAAAGGGACTCACCTACCAGCAGCTGTACGAGCGGCAAAGGGAGAGAGacggcagcagcaagagTTGTATCGGCGCCTATCCCGAGGGCAATCCACAGCGGCTCTTTCAGGTCGATTCGGAGGGCCGGTCTCTTGTGTTGGACCTGGGGTTCTGTGTCGTGTTTGGGCTCTACTGTCCTAGCACCGCCACCGAGGGCGAGGAGCGAGATGCCTACAGAGACGACTATTTTGGGTTGCTGGAGGAACGGGTCAACCTTCTGGTTGAGGCTGGACgagaggtggtggtcatgGGAGATCTCAATGTGGCACGCGAGCTGTACGACTCAGCTGAGGGAATGCAAGCGCTGCACAAGGCCAAACACATCACTCTACCGACACTGGGAGATAAGGAGGAGGGCAGGTTtgtggaggtgtttgaAAAGCTCAACCCGGGACAGTGTAAGAGCTGGAGGGAAGCCAAAGTTGGCCGACGAGTCTTCCACAGACTGGTCCCCGACCTGTTACAGGACTCGTGCCGCGACAAGCATCCCAATCGACCCGACATGTATACTTGCTGGAACGTGATGATGAACTACCGGCCCGGAAACTTTGGGTCTCGTATCGACTACGTGCTGGCCTCAAAAGGTCtgaaggtggaggatgCCGATATTCTGCCCCACCTGGAGGGCTCAGACCATTGTCCCGTTTATGCAGAGGTGCGCGAACCAGACGCGTGccaagaaaaagacaacCGTGCCACTCAAGGTGCAGCTAACCAGACCAAACAAGCGTCGTCCTCAGCCCCAAACTCGTTTCGGCCAAAACTGTTCCACAGAACTAACAAGCAGTTTGTGCAGACCACCTCGGTCATGTCCATGTTCCGGGCACAAACGCCGCCGACCAAGGGCATTACCAAACCCAAAGCGCCCTCCAAATCGACTGCCAAAAAACAGGCggccatctcctccttcttccaaaagccagatccagaagcTGCCGTCGTATCAACATGCGTCTCGGATGTGCACACAAAGCCGTTGGGACAATCACAATCACCCGCCGCGTCCCCAAATATTGAAAGGACCTATCAAGGTTGCGATGCAGGTGCGCATGCGACTCGAGAGGGTGAAGATACGAGACCGCAAATGGCCACCAGACTGGACTTGCCAGAGCCCACCGAGTACCTAGACATTGCGGAGCgcgtggaggaggccgaaAAGGTCGCGTCGCAGTGGTCCAAGATCATGACAAAAAAACCTGCCCCCGTCTGTGCCCACAACCTCCCGGCGGTGCTAAGAACCACCCGCAAAAAGGGACCCAACCAGGGCAAGCACTTTTGGGTTTGTGGCCAGAACCACTCGCTGCAGCTCGTCGGCGACTCCTACAAGGCATCGGCAGACCCCGACGCCAAGGGCTCCCAGGACGACACCAGTGCCAGATGTAACTTCTTTCAGTGGAAATAA
- a CDS encoding uncharacterized protein (Full length Line element) — protein sequence METAQAQASAGNSLGAPNPPPPDLSRGDGATSTETPNQTDIEKIQKNDKNDENNKKNDKNDKNDKKNDNNITLNAWKSKAEVKALLTSNPSTLKFNLNKERISEPLAAPNGRHTSGRFNVSYVASKENFFRRALDRSATPDWNLPISMFLEHLDNAAEVDEKDTISVLEGVIEKFDEIKGQVGLAEFDLSRHNLDIVPHLIDQINLEQDPEDCYQVGNGWHYLTSDALTDPHEQRMAVILETVSLIVEANTQDYRIMRKGSANPAGRRVLYYFNLPSYMKMERQTEDAFKIHLNAILNQFDVDIDQAIPGSSLLSGTLLMTSANHQNISGPVIAVRALLGSTLPQTIPDFFVNLDPTKARLTGSKLIKMHFANGDNICVKCKSTKHIREACPEKDMVTPKIFRTRAHQGTLPQRGKALASIHAPSTVEPPVQTRKFHHTPATHQWETVGTKSPRHRRTRDTSPQPTGQKPLRSYYNFEVLSDKTGEDTPEETEQTNQLPSTNQQHGTQNLPINIPASEEDTVPDDQETEQADVSMNGFDTQPDALAHPEVAPDVTQFLPPATPLNTEATNNGLPHDHTSPNTTNQTQPPPGSIHEGRPRGGHTTSSFSGEPSHTTLGKKHIAVFQTASSEVPVQILNPDRSENRLCWLPSQEVAKFIDGRCPTFLSTCHFKVFHDGATLSSVDEIVEPPNSPPNPPRVTTLHEVDTMLRPGQNQ from the coding sequence ATGGAAACAGCGCAAGCCCAAGCTTCGGCGGGTAACTCCTTGGGCGCTCCGAACCCCCCACCTCCTGATTTATCgcgaggtgatggagccaCCTCAACCGAAACCCCCAACCAAaccgacattgaaaaaatccaaaaaaacgacaaaaacgatgaaaacaacaaaaaaaacgacaaaaacgacaaaaacgacaaaaaaaacgacaacaatATCACCCTCAACGCCTGGAAGAGCAAGGCCGAAGTCAAGGCTCTCCTGACATCGAACCCCTCCACACTCAaattcaacctcaacaaggagcgaatTTCGGAGCCCCTTGCGGCGCCGAATGGTAGGCATACCTCCGGCCGTTTCAACGTGTCCTATGTAGCCAGCAAGGAAAACTTCTTCCGAAGAGCTCTTGACCGCTCCGCCACCCCTGATTGGAATCTTCCTATCTCCATGTTCCTCGAGCACCTCGATAACGCCGCTGaagtcgacgagaaggacaccATCAGTGTCCTCGAGGGCGTCATCGAAAAgttcgacgagatcaagggtCAGGTTGGTCTGGCGGAGTTTGACCTGTCCAGGCACAACCTAGACATCGTCCCCCACCTGATCGACCAGATTAACTTAGAACAGGACCCTGAAGACTGCTACCAAGTGGGAAATGGTTGGCACTACCTGACGTCGGACGCCCTCACTGACCCCCACGAACAACGAATGgctgtcattctggagacagttagtctcattgttgaggCCAATACTCAAGATTATCGCATCATGAGGAAGGGCTCGGCTAaccctgctggacgaagaGTACTTTACTACTTCAACCTACCCTCgtacatgaagatggagcgtCAGACGGAGGATGCTTTCAAGATCCACCTCAACGCTattctcaaccagttcGACGTAGACATTGATCAGGCCATTCCAGGTTCCTCCCTCTTGAGTGGCACCCTTCTGATGACCTCTGCCAACCATCAGAACATCTCGGGTCCTGTGATCGCAGTTCGTGCTCTCCTAGGCTCCACCCTGCCCCAGACCATCCCCGACTTCTTCGTCAACCTGGATCCCACCAAGGCTAGGCTTACCggctcaaagttgatcaAGATGCACTTCGCCAACGGCGATAACATCTGTGTTAAGTGCAAGAGCACTAAGCACATCCGGGAGGCCTGCCCCGAGAAAGACATGGTCACTCCCAAGATCTTCCGCACCCGCGCTCACCAGGGTACCCTCCCACAGAGAGGTAAAGCCCTTGCTTCCATCCATGCCCCATCCACCGTGGAGCCCCCGGTCCAAACTCGCAAGTTCCACCACACGCCTGCTACTCACCAGTGGGAGACCGTCGGCACTAAGTCCCCTAGACATAGACGGACTCGAGACACGTCCCCCCAACCCACCGGTCAGAAGCCCCTCCGATCTTACTACAACTTTGAAGTCTTGAGCGACAAAACCGGAGAGGACACAcccgaagagaccgagcAAACTAACCAGCTGCCCTCTAcgaaccagcagcatggaacTCAGAATCTAcccatcaacatccccgCCTCCGAGGAAGACACAGTTCCCGACGACCAGGAAACGGAACAGGCTGACGTATCCATGAACGGCTTTGACACCCAGCCTGACGCACTTGCTCACCCTGAAGTAGCCCCTGATGTCACCCAGTTTCTTCCCCCCGCTACCCCGCTTAacaccgaggccaccaacaacggcctTCCCCACGACCACACCAGTCCCAACACGaccaaccaaacacaaccccccCCCGGAAGTATCCACGAGGGccgaccccgaggagggcacaccacctccagttTCTCTGGCGAGCCCTCTCACACCACGCTCGGCAAGAAGCACATTGCGGTCTTCCAGACCGCCTCGAGCGAGGTTCCGGTGCAAATCCTGAACCCGGACAGGTCGGAGAACagactctgctggctgcCTTCTCAGGAGGTAGCAAAGTTCATTGACGGGAGGTGCCCGACATTCCTGTCTACATGCCACTTCAAAGTTTTCCACGACGGTGCGACACTCAGCTCggtagacgagattgtAGAACCCCCGAACAGTCCCCCGAACCCCCCTAGGGTGACCACTCTCCATGAGGTGGACACAATGCTCCGACCGGGGCAGAACCAGTAA